A genomic window from Salvia hispanica cultivar TCC Black 2014 chromosome 5, UniMelb_Shisp_WGS_1.0, whole genome shotgun sequence includes:
- the LOC125189689 gene encoding uncharacterized protein LOC125189689, which yields MFCKVHTDIPLVESLQEIPKYAKLLREAVMRKKKPTKVDLKLPHHCSEIIQKEKAVKQRDPGQFIIRCQIGERKVDKALCDLGSSINLMPLKYYKKLNIGPLKTSDVTLRLANNSSIKTVGMTEDVLVKVDDFIFPADFIVLDMKVDKNVPLILGRDFLATCKALIDVGRGEITISDNYSQSTYKIESEMLKFEEAKRAKMERQCKAVMVTDSTKPQDPFEMEDPSASTIYIVNEGSSECLMLVNRVVKVVDEIDVRFVD from the exons atgttttgtaAGGTTCATACTGACATTCCTCTAGTTGAATCGTTGCAGGAAATACCTAAATATGCGAAGCTACTAAGGGAGGCGGTGATGAGGAAGAAAAAGCCAACAAAAGTCGACCTTAAGCTACCGCATCATTGCAGCGAGATCATCCAAAAGGAAAAGGCAGTAAAGCAGAGAGATCCGGGCCAATTCATTATCAGATGCCagattggagagagaaaggttGATAAGGCCCTATGTGATCTAGGATCTTCCATCAATCTCATGCCACTGAAGTATTACAAAAAGCTCAACATTGGGCCACTCAAAACTTCAGACGTAACACTAAGGTTGGCCAATAACTCGTCCATAAAAACTGTAGGTATGACTGAGGACGTCTTAGTTAAAGTCGATGATTTCATTTTCCCCGCCGATTTTATTGTGCTTGACATGAAGGTAGACAAGAACGTCCCTCTAATCTTAGGGAGAGATTTTCTTGCTACTTGCAAAGCTTTGATTGATGTAGGTCGTGGGGAGATCACAATTAGTGATAACTATAGCCAATCCACCTATAAGATCGAGAGCGAAATGCTCAAGTTTGAGGAGGCAAAGCGGGCGAAGATGGAACGGCAGTGTAAGGCAGTCATGGTCACAGATTCGACCAAACCCCAAGACCCCTTTGAAATGGAGGACCCTTCTGCCTCCACTATCTACATTGTAAACGAG GGAAGTAGTGAATGCTTGATGTTGGTTAATCGTGTGGTGAAAGTAGTCGACGAAATTGACGTGAGATTCGTCGATTGA